Genomic DNA from Desulfomicrobium macestii:
ATTGTCAGCGAAGCGGGGCTATGTTGAAAAGTTCTTCTCCAGCCACGGCCAGTTCCCAGTTTGCCAGCAGTTCGTCTTTGTGAATTTCGATCCATGCCTGCACAAGTTTCAGTTGCTTGGCGGGGAAGTCCCCTGCGAGGAGGACGCCATCGTCAATGCATATTGATGCCTTGTGTCCCGCATAGCGTACGTGGATATGCGGGAGGTTATGCCGCCCACAGTCTTCGTACATGATCATTACGAGGATTCCGTAAAACATGCTGATGGTCGGCATTTTTCATACCCTTTATTTATAAGTTGGAGTCGGGGATGAGTCCAGTGTGTTATTGGACTCAGAGACCCAGGCATTTGAAGTTGCCAGATTTCGCTTTGTGTGGAAATTCGGCCAAGTACGTATACTACATTGGGTCTCCAATGCCCGACTTACCCCAGTCACTACTCACCAATCACCATTCACCAATCAAGACAGTCCAACCAAATCAGACAACCCCCTCCTTGCTCAACTCCTCTGAAAAACAAGCCCAACCCCCGCCCGGCGTGGCTTTCCCGCTGGCTTCGAGAAAAGTCTTGCTGGCACGGGACTTGTATCCTTTGCGCGTCTTGATTTGAGAATCCGGGAAAGGAGTGTGGATGGTTTCAGGGGATGCGGTTGATGATCGCAGTCCTGTTGCGTTGCCTTTCCCATCACCGATCACAGACTGAATGAAATTAGTGAGTTCTTGGTCTCAGAGACCCAGACAATTTTTAATAAGTTGGAAGGTCATGGATAAAGCCGTCATTGCTGTTGTTGGACTTGGATATGTCGGGCTGCCTTTGGCGGTCGAGTTCGGGAAATACACCCGGACCATCGGGTTTGATTTATCTGAGCAGAAAGTGGCGAATTACACGAGTCATATCGATGCCATGGGCGAAGTGGACAGCGCTGGATTTGCTGCTGCGGTTCATTTCGAGCCAACCACGGACCCGGCCCTGTTGAGACAGGCCGATTACGTCATCGTGGCCGTGCCCACGCCCATCGGCAAGGACAGGCGACCGGACCTGTCACCCGTTGAGAGCGCGGCGCAGATCGTGGGGAGCAACCTGAAGCCTGGCGCGATCGTCATCTTCGAGTCCACGGTGTATCCGGGAGTGACCGAGGAGATTTGCGTACCCATTCTGGAACGGATGAGCGGGCTGGTCTGGAAGAAGGATTTTT
This window encodes:
- a CDS encoding DUF4160 domain-containing protein, with amino-acid sequence MIMYEDCGRHNLPHIHVRYAGHKASICIDDGVLLAGDFPAKQLKLVQAWIEIHKDELLANWELAVAGEELFNIAPLR